A single genomic interval of Agelaius phoeniceus isolate bAgePho1 chromosome 31, bAgePho1.hap1, whole genome shotgun sequence harbors:
- the TRIM46 gene encoding tripartite motif-containing protein 46 isoform X1, with protein MAEGEDLQTFTSIMDALVRISTSMKNMERELVCPVCKEMYKQPLALPCTHNVCHVCASEVLLQHGHLYCDPTSEPTSPAATPSTRSPRLGRRAVPKPDRLDRLLKSGFGTYPGRKRGAVHPQTVSFPCPACQQDVDLGERGLGSLFRNLTLERVVERYRQTINISAAIMCQFCKPPQLEATKGCTECKSSFCNECFKLYHPWGTQKAQHEPTPPTLTFRPKGLMCPEHKEEVTHYCKTCQRLVCQLCRVRRTHTSHKITPVLSAYQALREKLTKSLAYILSSQDTVQTQIAELEETVKHTEVNGSQAKEEVSQLIQGLCAMLEEKRATLLQAIEECQQERLASLHGQIREHQAMLENSGMVGYAQEVLKETDHPCFVQAAKQLHNRILRATDSLQSFRPAANASFSHFQLDVSRELKLLTDLAFIRGCGRCRGVTEVTEASHTPAPEPPRSLFPSLHPSIPLPSLAPLHRHPPSPSCPPALAAGGSASSICRRSSCPPAPSRHISIPILTPFPSPSRPISVPLLAPFPSLSCPISAPSHPISIPLSSHFCPTPCSISTPFLAPFLPCLTPFPSPLALFPFSSLPHFCSALTPLLSTSSPHFCPIRHPIFCPLLIPFLLSLAPFQPHPCPFPTFFSSRFHSPTLSFHPSLTPFPSQSHPISILFLMPFSFSPWPSSTPLLVQLSYPSCPISIPFLAPYLSPFTPFMSTFLPHLFSHLHPADNKRDVLSPFQPISILFLTLFPPLSSSHFFPPSPHSHLPSHPNSIVLTPFLFLSASHSHLVLAPLLPHVHSPSLCISILLSPHFCPLPLLSPSLSLPYFYLPHHPVSFLFLAPSPFFPYPSPTCHPSSPLPTLPLFLPVPSTTLHSHLLLLLLLLSCCLHSLSLSLSLSLLPPDLHSACLVPGAPQQQLLCLPDSRSPPVPTHGPPQSDPSRLRWLCVRPSVRPESRNAPSLRPAASLPTGWGMLPDARCRLSPQRLRPPSSTRNAPTPTTRSSCAGGCRSTHHLPGTTPWSSARPTPRPRG; from the exons GCCACGTGTGTGCCAGcgaggtgctgctgcagcacggCCACCTGTACTGCGACCCCACCTCCGAGCCCACCTCGCCCGCCGCCACCCCCTCCACCCGCAGCCCCCGCCTGGGCCGCAGGGCTGTCCCCAAACCCGACCGGCTGGACCGCCTCCTCAAGTcag GCTTTGGCACCTACCCGGGGCGCAAGCGGGGCGCCGTGCACCCGCAGACCGTCAGCTTCCCGTGCCCCGCCTGCCAGCAGGACGTGGACCTGGGTGAGCGGggcctgggcagcctcttccgcAACCTGACCCTGGAGCGGGTGGTGGAGCGCTACCGGCAGACCATCAACATCAGCGCCGCCATCATGTGCCAGTTCTGCAAGCCCCCGCAGCTGGAGGCCACCAAGGGCTGCACAGAGTGCAAGTCCAGCTTCTGCAATGAGTGCTTCAAGCTCTACCACCCCTGGGGCACGCAGAAAGCCCAGCATGAGCCCACGCCCCCCACCCTCACCTTCCGCCCTAAG GGGCTGATGTGCCCGGAGCACAAGGAGGAGGTGACTCACTACTGCAAGACCTGCCAGCGGCTGGTGTGCCAGCTCTGCCGCGTGCGCCGCACCCACACCAGCCACAAGATCACCCCGGTGCTCAGCGCCTACCAGGCCCTCAGG GAGAAGCTGACGAAGAGCCTCGCCTACATCTTGAGCAGCCAGGACACGGTGCAGACCCAGATTGCTGAGCTGGAGGAGACAGTGAAGCACACAGAG GTAAACGGCTCACAGGCCAAGGAAGAGGTGTCCCAGCTGATCCAGGGGCTCTGTGCCATGCTGGAGGAGAAGCGGGCCACGCTGCTGCAGGCCATCGAGGAGTGCCAGCAGGAACGGCTGGCCAGCCTGCACGGCCAGATCCGGGAGCACCAGGCCATGCTGGAGAACTCGGGCATGGTGGGCTATGCCCAGGAGGTGCTGAAGGAGACTGACCACCCCTGCTTTGTCCAGGCTGCCAAGCAGCTGCACAACAG gatcCTCAGGGCCACCGATTCGCTGCAGAGCTTCCGTCCTGCAGCCAACGCCTCCTTCAGCCACTTCCAGCTGGATGTCAGCAGGGAGCTGAAGCTGCTCACTGACCTGGCCTTCATCCGAG GCTGCGGCCGCTGCCGAGGCGTCACCGAAGTAACTGAGGCAAGTCACACCCCTGCCCCAGAGCCGCCCCGCTCTCTcttcccatccctccatccctccatcccgcTCCCGTCCCTGGCCCCGCTCCACCGCCATCCTCCATCCCCGTCCTGCCCGCCAGCGCTGGCAGCCGGTGGCTCTGCCTCCTCCATCTGCCGCcgctcctcctgccctcccgCCCCCTCTCGCCACAtttccatccccatcctcaccCCATTTCCGTCCCCCTCTCGTCCCATTTCTGTCCCACTCCttgctccatttccatccctTTCTTGCCCCATTTCTGCCCCCTCTCACCCCATTTCCATCCCCCTCTCGTCCCATTTCTGTCCCACTCCTTGCTCCATTTCCACCCCCTTCCTTGCCCCATTTCTGCCCTGTCTCACCCCATTTCCATCCCCTCTTGCCctgtttccattttcttccttgCCCCATTTCTGTTCAGCTCTCACCCCACTTCTGTCCACATCCTCACCTCACTTCTGTCCCATTCGTCATCCAATTTTCTGCCCCCTCCTCATTCCATTTCTGCTCTCCCTTGCCCCATTTCAACCCCATCCTTGCCCTTTTCCCACTTTCTTCTCATCCCGTTTCCATTCCCCCACTCTCAGTTTCCATCCCAGTCTCACCCCATTTCCATCCCAGTCTCACCCCATTTCCATCCTCTTCCTCATGCCATTTTCATTCTCTCCTTGGCCCAGTTCCACCCCTCTCCTTGTTCAACTTTCTTACCCCTCTTGTCCCATTTCCATTCCCTTCCTTGCCCCATATTTGTCCCCCTTCACTCCATTTATGTCCACATTCCTCCCCCATTTATTTTCCCATCTGCACCCTGCAGACAACAAGAGAGACgttctctccccctttcaacccatttccatcctcttcctcactcTATTTCCACCCCTCTCCTCATCCCATTTCTTTCCCCCCTCACCCCATTCCCATCTGCCTTCTCACCCCAATTCTATCGTGCTGAccccatttcttttcctttctgcatcCCATTCCCACCTTGTCCTTGCCCCATTGTTGCCCCATGTCCATTCTCCTTCTCTCTGTATTTCCATCTTACTCTCACCCCATTTCTGTCCTCTTCCTCTCCTATCTCCATCCCTCTCCTTGCCCTATTTCTACCTTCCGCACCATCcagtttcctttctcttccttgcCCCATCCCCATTCTTTCCTTACCCCTCTCCCACCTGCCACCCTTCatctcccctccccaccctgcctCTGTTCCTGCCAGTACCTTCTACCACCCTCCattcccatctcctcctcctcctcctcctcctctcctgctgcctccattctctctctctatctctttctctctctctcctccctcctgaCTTGCACTCAGCCTGTCTGGTCCCTggagccccacagcagcagctcctctgtctcCCTGACTCTCGCTCTCCTCCGGTGCCGACACACGGTCCTCCGCAGTCAGACCCCTCTAGACTCCGCTGGTTGtgcgtccgtccgtccgtccgtccggaATCCCGGAATGCCCCCTCCCTGCGTCCGGCCGCCTCCCTGCCCACGGGGTGGGGGATGCTGCCTGACGCCCGCTGCCGCCTCTCCCCACAGCGCCTGAGGCCCCCGTCATCGACACGCAACGCACCTACACCTACGACCAGATCTTCCTGTGCTGGCGGCTGCCGCAGCACTCACCACCTGCCTGGCACTACACCGTGGAGTTCCGCAAGACCGACGCCAAGGCCAAGGGGCTGA
- the TRIM46 gene encoding tripartite motif-containing protein 46 isoform X2, giving the protein MAEGEDLQTFTSIMDALVRISTSMKNMERELVCPVCKEMYKQPLALPCTHNVCHVCASEVLLQHGHLYCDPTSEPTSPAATPSTRSPRLGRRAVPKPDRLDRLLKSGFGTYPGRKRGAVHPQTVSFPCPACQQDVDLGERGLGSLFRNLTLERVVERYRQTINISAAIMCQFCKPPQLEATKGCTECKSSFCNECFKLYHPWGTQKAQHEPTPPTLTFRPKGLMCPEHKEEVTHYCKTCQRLVCQLCRVRRTHTSHKITPVLSAYQALREKLTKSLAYILSSQDTVQTQIAELEETVKHTEVNGSQAKEEVSQLIQGLCAMLEEKRATLLQAIEECQQERLASLHGQIREHQAMLENSGMVGYAQEVLKETDHPCFVQAAKQLHNRILRATDSLQSFRPAANASFSHFQLDVSRELKLLTDLAFIRAPEAPVIDTQRTYTYDQIFLCWRLPQHSPPAWHYTVEFRKTDAKAKGLKLWQRREEVRGTCALVEYLDTDSVYVLRVKGYNKAGFGDYSEDIYLHTPPAPVLNFFLDNRWGFNRDRLAISKDQRAVRSVPGIPMLFAAERLMTSCHLSIDLVIGDVAITQGKSYWACCVDPSSYLVKVGVGLESKLQEWFQVPQDVVSPRYDPDSGHDSGAEDTTVEAPPPYAFLTIGMGKILLSHGSALTSRDPNGCTVPLPPRIGICLDYEQGKVSFYDAVSFRELWECGVDCSGPVCPAFCFIGGGALHLQELVANKQERKVTIGNFAKLD; this is encoded by the exons GCCACGTGTGTGCCAGcgaggtgctgctgcagcacggCCACCTGTACTGCGACCCCACCTCCGAGCCCACCTCGCCCGCCGCCACCCCCTCCACCCGCAGCCCCCGCCTGGGCCGCAGGGCTGTCCCCAAACCCGACCGGCTGGACCGCCTCCTCAAGTcag GCTTTGGCACCTACCCGGGGCGCAAGCGGGGCGCCGTGCACCCGCAGACCGTCAGCTTCCCGTGCCCCGCCTGCCAGCAGGACGTGGACCTGGGTGAGCGGggcctgggcagcctcttccgcAACCTGACCCTGGAGCGGGTGGTGGAGCGCTACCGGCAGACCATCAACATCAGCGCCGCCATCATGTGCCAGTTCTGCAAGCCCCCGCAGCTGGAGGCCACCAAGGGCTGCACAGAGTGCAAGTCCAGCTTCTGCAATGAGTGCTTCAAGCTCTACCACCCCTGGGGCACGCAGAAAGCCCAGCATGAGCCCACGCCCCCCACCCTCACCTTCCGCCCTAAG GGGCTGATGTGCCCGGAGCACAAGGAGGAGGTGACTCACTACTGCAAGACCTGCCAGCGGCTGGTGTGCCAGCTCTGCCGCGTGCGCCGCACCCACACCAGCCACAAGATCACCCCGGTGCTCAGCGCCTACCAGGCCCTCAGG GAGAAGCTGACGAAGAGCCTCGCCTACATCTTGAGCAGCCAGGACACGGTGCAGACCCAGATTGCTGAGCTGGAGGAGACAGTGAAGCACACAGAG GTAAACGGCTCACAGGCCAAGGAAGAGGTGTCCCAGCTGATCCAGGGGCTCTGTGCCATGCTGGAGGAGAAGCGGGCCACGCTGCTGCAGGCCATCGAGGAGTGCCAGCAGGAACGGCTGGCCAGCCTGCACGGCCAGATCCGGGAGCACCAGGCCATGCTGGAGAACTCGGGCATGGTGGGCTATGCCCAGGAGGTGCTGAAGGAGACTGACCACCCCTGCTTTGTCCAGGCTGCCAAGCAGCTGCACAACAG gatcCTCAGGGCCACCGATTCGCTGCAGAGCTTCCGTCCTGCAGCCAACGCCTCCTTCAGCCACTTCCAGCTGGATGTCAGCAGGGAGCTGAAGCTGCTCACTGACCTGGCCTTCATCCGAG CGCCTGAGGCCCCCGTCATCGACACGCAACGCACCTACACCTACGACCAGATCTTCCTGTGCTGGCGGCTGCCGCAGCACTCACCACCTGCCTGGCACTACACCGTGGAGTTCCGCAAGACCGACGCCAAGGCCAAGGGGCTGAAGCTGTGGCAGCGGCGGGAGGAGGTCAGGGGCACCTGCGCCCTCGTCGAGTACCTGGACACCGACAGTGTCTACGTGCTCAGGGTGAAGGGCTACAACAAGGCGGGCTTTGGGGATTACAGCGAGGACATCTACCTGCACACGCCGCCCGCCCCAG TCCTCAACTTCTTCCTGGACAACCGCTGGGGCTTCAACCGGGACCGGCTGGCCATCAGCAAGGACCAGCGCGCGGTGCGCAGCGTGCCCGGCATCCCCATGCTCTTCGCCGCCGAGCGCCTGATGACCAGCTGCCACCTGTCCATCGACCTGGTCATCGGTGACGTGGCCATCACCCAGGGCAAGAGCTACTGGGCCTGCTGCGTGGACCCCAGCTCCTACCTGGTCAAGGTGGGCGTGGGGCTGGAGAGCAAGCTGCAGGAGTGGTTCCAGGTGCCACAGGATGTGGTGAGCCCCAG GTATGACCCCGACAGTGGCCACGACAGCGGGGCAGAGGACACAACGGTGGAGGCGCCTCCTCCCTACGCCTTCCTCACCATCGGCATGGGCAAGATCCTGCTGTCCCACGGCTCGGCCCTCACATCCCGCGACCCCAACGGCTGCACCGTGCCCCTGCCCCCACGcattggcatctgcctggactaCGAGCAGGGCAAGGTGAGCTTCTACGACGCCGTGTCCTTCCGCGAGCTCTGGGAGTGCGGCGTGGACTGCTCGGGGCCCGTCTGCCCCGCCTTCTGCTTCATCGGAGGCGGGGCCCTGCACCTCCAGGAGCTGGTGGCCAACAAGCAGGAGAGGAAAGTGACCATTGGGAACTTTGCCAAGCTGGACTGA